A genomic segment from Candidatus Atribacteria bacterium encodes:
- the nrdR gene encoding transcriptional repressor NrdR, which translates to MKCPYCGYYDTGVIESRHIENELVIRRRRICKKCNKRFTTYERVDLIPLMVIKKDNRREPFSREKITNGIIKACEKRPISIDIINNLVNSIEETIKSGGVDEVKSDLIGELVISKLRDLDEVAYVRFASVYRQFKDLSSFVKEIRKISK; encoded by the coding sequence ATGAAGTGTCCTTATTGTGGTTATTACGATACCGGAGTAATTGAATCCCGACATATAGAAAATGAATTGGTAATTAGAAGAAGAAGGATTTGCAAAAAATGTAATAAAAGATTCACCACTTATGAAAGAGTGGATCTAATTCCCCTAATGGTAATAAAAAAAGATAATCGAAGGGAACCTTTTTCTCGCGAAAAGATCACCAACGGTATTATCAAAGCCTGTGAAAAAAGACCAATTAGTATAGACATTATCAATAATCTAGTAAACAGCATAGAAGAGACCATAAAAAGTGGAGGAGTTGATGAAGTTAAGAGTGATCTGATTGGTGAATTGGTTATCTCTAAATTACGAGATTTAGATGAAGTAGCCTACGTAAGATTTGCCTCGGTATACAGGCAATTTAAAGATTTAAGCAGCTTCGTAAAAGAAATAAGAAAGATTAGTAAATAG